CGACGTCGGCCTGCACATTGACCGCATAGTCCATACCGTGATTGACGAAGCCCACCGACGTGACAATGCTCGGATCTTCGTGTTCGGAGATCTGCGCCGAGTCCGCCGGATAGGTCACCGTTTTGCCGGGCGGCGCGAGGGTCGAGACCAGCGACCGAGTGCGGTATTCGGCGTGCCCGGCCGCAACCACCACGCCGTCGGCTCGGACGATCTGGATCTCAAGACCTTTGTGCCTCAGGTCTTTTGGCAGGCTGTCGGTCGGACTGATCTCTTGGTTGTCGTATCGCGAAGCAATATCTTTTGCCGTCGTCGATGCGGAATTGGTCGCGTCGTTGATGAGAGCTTGCTGCAGGAAGACGAGCAGCAATGCACCTCCCCCCAGCAGTGCGACAAGTACGACGGAGGCCGCGACCAACGTCGCCCGTTTACGCACGCCCCAACGGCGCATGCGCGCGCGCATTCGCATCAACAGCACACCACCTCCACTCCATCAGACGCTACCGTGCCCCACACATTCGCGAAGCGCAGTCGGCCTATTGGCCGTCGCCACGAGCCAGACCTGAGATCAGCCTGAGTGCACCACTTCGGAACAGTGCCATGAACGGGTCGCAGCGTGTTAACTGAGTGCACTGCGTTAATTGCGCTGCACAAGGGGGCACCATGACCGTCGCAAGGTCCGTCGTACGCTCATCGACTCCGACGCTTGAGGTCGCGGACCAGGCAACAACACAGTCCCGCTTCAGCGTGGTCGTCCCCGCCTACAACGAAGAGCACTTCCTCGGCGCGTGCCTCGATTCTCTTGCGGCGCAGGATTTTCCCGGCGACGTCGAGATCATCGTGGTCGACAACAACAGCACCGATGCCACCGCTGCCGTCGCCACCCGCCCCGGGGTCACCGTCATTTCCGAGCCTAAGCAGGGAGTGTGTGCCGCGCGTCAGGCCGGCACGGCGGCCGCCACCGGCGAGATCGTCGTGTCCACCGATGCGGACACGACATTTCGATCCGATTGGCTCTCAACCATCGACCGATCGTTCCGCGAACAGCCGGACCTGACCGCCGTGGCCGGTCCTCCGCACTGGGTCGACGCGCCACGGTGGGGCCGCGTCTACGAACGCGCCTTTTTCGGACTTATACAGGGCTTCTACCGACTCACCGGACGGGTCGCATACGTCTCGGCGGCCAACATCGCATTCCGACGTAACGCGTGGAGAGGGTACGACGTACGCCTCACACAAGGCGGCGATGAGCTCGATCTGCTGCGCCAACTGCACGAGCACGGCACCGTCGTCTATAACCACCGCAACGCCGTACTTACCTCTGCACGACGGATGGATCGCGGCTTCCTCTACAACGTCTTCGTCACCTGCTTTTACTACTACCTACTCGGTTATGCGACCAATCGACTGTTGGGACGTACGGCGATCGGAATGGCCCCGTCGTTTCGCACCGAGCCTCGCCGCTCGCCCCGGCGCGGCGACAGCTGGACGTGGCGACGTCGGACCGCAATCGCGCTTGTAGTCACTGGTCTGGCATGGATCGGCTGGACACTTCTGCTATGAGTGTCCGCCTTCCGAAGGCGCGATCGGGAGCGGCAATCGCCGCCGTCACCGCGACCGCGGCCTATTGGACCACGATGTCGTCGTACTCGCAGCTTTACGGCGCGTTCCCCTACCGAGCTCGGACCCTCGAACGAGTCGTCGCGCTGACATTTGACGACGGACCAAACGAGCCTCACACATCTCGTCTCGCGGACATCTTGGCCACCGAGGACGTACGAGCAACGTTCTTCCAGGTCGGTAGGTGCATCGAACGACATCCCGAAGTCACCGCGCGGCTTGCCGCGGCTGGCCATTTGATCGGCAACCACAGCTACTCGCATCAGTTCCACAGATGCTGGAACGACGCGACCATGCGGCTCGAAATCGACCGTACCCAAACAATGCTCACCGAGATCCTCGGTACGCCGCCGGTCTACTACCGTCCGCCGTGGCTATTGCGTACGCCGTCGCTATTTCGAACGCTCAACGAACGCGGGCTGACACCGATCTCGGGCGAGTTTTGCCACGCGTTCGAGCCGGTGCAGCCTCCGGCAGCCGCGATTGCCCGCCGCGCGCTGGCTAAGGCGCGCCCCGGCGCCGTGCTGATCTTTCATGACGGCTTCGACGGACGTGGCGGAAATCGCGCGCACACCGTGCAAGCGGTCCGCATTGTGATCCGAGAGCTGAAGCGACGCGGCTACCGCTTTGCCACGATCGACGAGTTGCTCGCCGCGGCGTAACCCTTTTTCCGTCACACCCCGTATTGGGCGGCCCAAATGTGTAGTAGCGTTTCTTTCGGTTTGGTAAGCCTTACCGAAATAAGCGACCCGCGATTGGACCACAAATACTATGACCAGATCAAGACCTCTCGTGCTGCTGGCAGCCGTCGTCTCGCTCGCCTTCCTCGCGTCTGCGTGTAGCAGCGCGTCAGGATCCGACGAGTCGTCGACTTCGTCTTCTGCTGCTCTGGACACGTCTGCCGAACTGGTCCTCTACAACGCGCAGCACGAAGATCTTATGCAAACGCTGGTCGACGGGTTCACCAAGGAGACCGGCATAAAGGTCACGATGAAGAACGGCAAAGACTTCGAGTTGGCCAACCAACTCGTTCAGGAAGGCGCCGCGTCGCCGGCGGACGTTTTTGTCACCGAGAACTCGCCCGCGATGACGCTTGTTGACAGTAAGGGCCTATTCGCGCCGGTCGACAAGGCGACCCTCGCGAACGTGCCGTCACAGTTCGTCCCGTCGAGCAAGAAATGGACCGGCTTCGCAGCGCGCGCCACCGTGGTCGTCTATAACAAGGACAAACTCACCAAGGATCAACTGCCAACCTCGATCATGGACCTGAGCAAACCCGAGTGGCAAGGCAAGTTCGGCGTCGCGGCCGGTGGCGCGGACTTCCAGGCCATCGTGAGTGCCGTCCTCGCCGAGAAGGGGACCGCTGCAACCGAGAAGTGGCTGACTGGACTCAAGACCAACGCGAAGATCTACCAAGGCAACGGCGCGGTGATGAAGGCCGTCAACGCCGGCGAGATCGAGGCCGGGGTCATCTACCACTACTACTGGTACAAAGACCAGGCCGAATCCAAGGCCAACAGCGCAAATACCGAGTTGGACTTTCTGGGAAACAAGGATCCCGGCGCGTTCGTCAGTGTCTCCGGCGCCGGCGTACTGAAGTCGAGCAAGCACCCTAAGGAAGCCCAGAAGTTCGTCGAATACCTCACGAGCAAGGCCGGCCAGAAGGCGCTGGCGGGAAGTACAGCGATGGAATACAGCATCGCTAGCGGCGTGGCGTCAAACCCCGCGCTCAAGCCGCTCAACGAGCTGGACCCGCCCAAGCTCGACGTTGCCAAACTCAACGGACCCAAGGTCGTCGAGCTGATGCAGAAAGCCGGCCTGCTGTAGTCCATGGTGCACGACACAACCGTGAGATCCTCGACCGCGCCGCCGGTCGAGGATCTCACGCGTCCGGTCGCGCCGACACCCTCGGCAGACCCCGGCAGCGTGCAGAAGGTACGCCGGCGGCGTAGACACCCACCGATGCTGGTGGCCGCCGCTATCGTCGTCGCCGCCATTGCTCTCATCCCACTGGGATTCATCCTCGGCTACACGATCAGCATCGGGCCGAGCACTGCCGCGCAGTTGATCTTCCGGCCCCGTATCGGCGAGCTGCTCTGGAACACCACCCGGTTGACGGTCGGCGCCATGACGTTATCGATTGTGCTCGGGGTCAGCGCCGCTTGGCTGGTCGAACGCAGCAACCTGCCGTTTCGGCGTACCTTGCACATCCTGCTGGCCGCGCCGCTGGCGATCCCGGCGTTTGTCAACAGCTACGCCTGGATCTCGGTCCTGCCCGGCGCCAATGGCTATTCTGGGGCACTGCTCGTCGTCACCCTGTCGTACTACCCGCTGGTCTATCTTCCCGCCGTCGCGGCATTGCGCGGTCTCGACCCGGCGCTCGAGGAGACCGCTGCGGCTCTCGGGCTGAGCCGGTGGCGCACCTTCCTGCGGGTCGTCGTGCCCCAGCTGCGGCCGGCCGTATTCGGCGGCTGCCTCCTCGTCGGCCTACATCTGCTGGCCGAGTTCGGTGCACTGCAGATGGTTCAGTTCCCGACCTTCACGACCGCGATCTATGACCAATACCAGTCGACGTTCAACGGTCCGGCCGCCAACATGATCGCCGGCGTACTCGTGCTGTGCGGTCTGCTCCTCGTGCTCGGCGAACTGCGGCTCCGCGGCCGCGCACGCTATGCGCGGGTCGGCCGCGGGTCGGCCCGGCCCGCGGTACGCGCACGGCTGGGTCGGCTCCGCATACCCAGCACCCTTTATGTATTCGCCATCGTCGCGGTCGGCGTCGGCGTACCGGTCGGGAGTCTCATCTACTGGTTGTCGGTCGGCGCATCCACGCATGTTGACACCTCCCTACTCATCACGACAACGATGACCTCCGTCGGGTACGCCGCCGCGGCGGCCGCGGTTGCCGTCGTATTCGCCACTCCTGTTGCATGGCTGTGTGTCCGGCACCCCGGCAAGCTCAGCACCGTGCTGGAGCGCAGCACCTACTTCGGCAACGCGCTACCCGGGATTGTCGTTGCGCTTGCGCTGGTCACGATCACCATCCGTGTCGCTCCAGCGGTATATCAGTCCGCGCTTGTGGTCATCATCGCCTACATCATCCTGTTCTTGCCCCGCGCGATGGTCAACATGCGCTCTGCGCTCGGCCAGGCGCCTCCGGTGCTCGATGACGTGGCGCACTCCCTGGGGCTCAGCCGTTTGGGGACGTTTCGCCGAGTCACGCTGCCCCTGATCGCTCCGGGGATCGGCGCCGGCGCCGCGTTGGTATTCCTTGCGGCAGTGACCGAACTGACCGCGACCCTGCTGCTGGCTCCGATCGGGACGCGTACTCTGGCGACGCAGTTCTGGAGCTTCAGCGACAGCATCGCGTACGGGGCAGCCGCGCCGTACGCCGCCGTCATGATCCTGATCTCCGCGCCTGCGACGTTTTTGCTCACCCGTCACGCCCGTTCAGGACTCATCGAATGACACCGCTAGACATCGAGGGCATCACCAAGTCATTCGGCACGACTCAGGTGCTGCATGGCGTCGACTTGCACGCGCCCGAAGGCGAGCTCACCGCGATCCTCGGTCCATCCGGGTGCGGAAAGACCACGCTGCTCAGGCTGATCGCGGGATTCGACGAGCCCGACGCGGGCACGATCTCGATCGGCTCGACGATGGTCGCCGGACCGCGCGGCGTCGTACCACCGCAGCGCCGCCGTGTTGGCTACGTACCGCAGGAAGGGGCACTGTTTCCGCACGTGAACGCCGCCGCCAACATCACCTTTGGGCTGCCACTGCGCCAGCGCCGCGGACGGCACCGTGTCGAGGAACTGCTTGAGCTCGTCGGACTTGCTCCTGAGGTCGGCAAGCGGTTTCCGCATCAGTTGTCCGGCGGCCAGCAGCAGCGCGTCGCCCTCGCACGGGCACTGGCGCCGTCGCCATCCTTGGTGCTACTCGACGAACCGTTTTCATCGTTAGATGCCGGGCTACGCAACCAAACTCGGCGCGCCGTGGCCCGGGCACTGCGCGAATCCGGCTCGACCGCGGTCCTCGTCACGCACGATCAGGACGAGGCGCTGTCGATGGCGACACAGGTCGCGGTCATGCGCGGCGGCCGGCTCGTGCAGGTGGACTCGCCAGAAGGTATCTACACCCGCCCGCACGACGTCGCGGTAGGCCGTTTCGTCGGGGACGCCATAGCGCTACGCGCCAAGATCGTCAGCGGCGTAGCCGAATGCCCGCTCGGCCGCATCCCTGTCGCCGGCGACGTACCGGATCATCCCGCACGCGACATCCTGATCCGCCCTGTACAGGTAAAACTTCACTCAGCTAACAGCGCAAACGCCGTCCGCGCCGAGGTCATCGAGGTGGCGTACTACGGCCACGACGCCGACGTCCGGCTGCGACTGACAGACTCCGATCACGTTGTGCACGCCCTAACGCCCGGCCACGACGTGCCGGCAGTGAGGTCCATCGTGTACGCCGCCGTCGACGGTGAGGCGTTGGTCTTTCCCAGCGAGTAGCCGCATTCGCTCAGCATCTCCTCAGTGGACCTGCGGAGGATTAGCGGTGTGGCAGATTTGCTTGCACCTCCGCGAGACCGCTCCGACCCGACCCGATCTCGGGCGCCGGGCGGGACTGGGCCGACCCTATCGGCGCCGCCCGTGACCGGGCCCGCGCCGCGTTGGGTCACCCCATCGCTCATTGCGCTGCTGGTGCTCACCGCGGTGCTGTATCTTTACCGGCTCGACGTCTCCGGGTACGCCAACTCCTACTATGCCGCCGCCGCGCAGGCCGGATCGACGTCCTGGAAGGCATTCTTCTTCGGTTCGCTCGACGGCGGCAATCTGATCACCGTCGACAAGCCGCCGGCGGCCCTGTGGTTCATGGCATTGTCCGTGCGGGTTTTCGGCCTGAGCAGCTGGGCAATTCTCGTTCCCCAAGCACTGATGGGTGTGGCCACCGTCGCTCTGCTGTTCTTCACGGTGCGTCGCTGGAACGGTCCGGTCGCCGGGATCATCGCCGCCACGACGTTGGCGGTCACGCCGGTCGCGACCCTGATGTTTCGGTTCAACAATCCCGATGCGTTATTGACACTGCTCGTCGTCGCTGCGGCGTACGCAACTGTGCGGGCGATCGACTCCACAAAACGGCGATGGGTCTATCTCATCGGAGCACTCATTGGCCTTGCATTTCTGACCAAGCTCCTCCAGGCATTCCTCGTCGTACCGGCGTTCGCGTTGACCTATTTAATCGCCGCGCCCATCTCGCTGAAGGCGCGAGTCCTGCAACTGTTCCGCGCCGCAGCGTCCATGGTCGTGGTTGCCGGGAGCTGGCTGGCGGCCGTCGGGCTGACGTCACCGGCTAACCGGCCGTGGATCGGGAGCACCGCCACCAACAGCATCTGGGACCTGACGATCGGCTACAACGGGCTCGGCAGACTCACCGGGAACGAGGTCGCCGGCGGCAAGCAGGTCGCGGGCGGTTCGGGCAGTGTGCTGCGGATGTTCGGTTCGCGGATGCTCGTCGATGCCTCATGGTTGCTCATAGCCGCCGTCGTCTCGCTCGCAGTGGGACTTTGGTTGACTCGTAAGGCAGGCCGCACCGATCGGACGCGAGGTGGCCTGATCTTGTGGGGGACGTGGTTGATCACCTGCGTCGTCGTGTTCTCCGGCATGTCGGGAATCTTCCATACGTACTACGCGATCGAACTGGCGCCGGCCGTCGCCGCGCTGTTCGGGATCGGCGCCACGATCCTCTGGAAACAGCGCCATCGACCAGGCATCGTCTTCGCGATCATCGTGACCATCGGCCTGACCACGGCGTGCGCGGTCGCGGCTTTTCTGGTCAACCAGGGATTCTTGCCGTGGCTCATGTGGTCCATCCTGGTGCTCGGTTTGGCCTGCGTGATCGGCTGGGCGGCACCACTTCTGATGCAGATGCCGCCGACGTACACGCATCGTGCCCCCAAACTCCTCGCGATCGCGACGATCGTGACCTGCCTTGCCGGGCCCACGGCCTTCTCGATATCGACCGCGAACTCCGGCCACGTCGGATCGTCGGTGTCGGCCGGTCCCAACGGCACGGGCCGCGACGTGACCAATAACTTCGACTGCGCCGCACTCGCCCCGATGCTCAGCAAGAACAGCTCTCAGTTCCAGTGGGTCGCGGCGGCGAGCCGCGTGCGCATCCCCGAGGGCTGCCAGCTGGCCACGAAACTGCCCGTGATGTCGATCGGCGGTTTCTACGGACACGACCCCGCGCCGACCTTGCGCCAGTTCGCGAATTTGGTGAGCGAACACGCGGTGCATTACTACCTCGAATATCCAGGCAAAGTCTCGCGCGCCGCGGGTCCGGCCTCACAGATCCAGGCGTGGGTGCGGACGAACTACAAGGGGGTCCGAATCGATGGGATCAACGTCTACGATCTGACCGCCCCGCGCGCGGCTCGCTAGAGCGACACCGTCGTACGCCAGCAATATTCTCAGGCAACGCTCAGAATTATGCCGGACCATGAGAATTGTGACTGACCAGATTGAGGCGAGCGACTTCGACGTAAGCCGGACGCACAGACCATGATCATTGGCCTGCTGTGCGCATTCGGCGGCGCCGTCGCAATGGGCGTCGCCTCGATCCTGCAGTCCATCAGCGCCAAACGCTCAGCCGCGCTGTCGACAATTCACGCGGGTCGGATCGTCAGGCTCATTGGCCACCCGATGTACGTCGCGGGCATCGCGCTCGACCTCGTTGGCGCCGTCGCTGCGCTTATTGCCCTGCAACACCTGCCCATTTTCCTTGTGCAGTCGGCGCTCGCGTCGAGCGTTGCGATCACCGCCCTCATCGCGGCCTTCTTGGGATCACGGATCCGGCGAGCGGAGTGGCTCGCATTGGGCGCCCTGGCCGTCGGCCTGATTCTGCTCGCGCTCGCGGCGGCACCCGCGCCGTCGTCGCCGCTGGCTGGTCACTGGAACTGGGTGATGCTGGCGGCAGCGATTCCGGTGGTCGCGCTCGCCGGAATCGGGGTGCGCGCCGCGGACCGACGCGCGGGAGTCATTCTGGCTGTTGCCGGCGGACTGAGTTTCAGTATCGTGGCCATCGCCGCCCGAACGCTGTCGATGTCCGCACCGTTGTGGCACCTGCTGGCCGCGCCGGCATTGTGGGTAATCGTGGTGCATGGAATCCTCGCGACCGTAATGTTTGCGATGGCCTTGCAGCGCGGATCCGTCACCTCCGTCACCGCGCTGACGTTTGGCACCGAAGTGCTAATCCCGTCGGCCATCGGCCTGGCCTTCCTCGGTGACGCGGCACGGTCCGGTTTCGCGGCCGCCGCCGCCGCGGGTTTCGTTCTTGCGATCGTCGGCGCGCTGGCACTTGCCCGATTCTCCGAACCTGACCTGAACACCGGGCGCACTAATGTTGTGCCTACATGACATGCGCAGATAGGTAACCAGACTCGATGCCCGAACCCACACTTCCGCCCGAGCTCGACCCGCGGCGCCGTCCGGCCGTGCGGCCCCGAGCGAACACCGGCAATCGGGCTCGTTCACGAGCCGACCGCAACAAACGCAAACGGTACGCCGTACTCGTCGCGCGCACGCTTGCCACCGTCATCTCGGTGGCCCTCCTCGTTGGCGCGGGTTTTGTGCACAGCTCGATTAACCGATTCAACGCGCACGCCGGGACCCTGCCCGGGACTTCGGATGTCGCAGGCAACAAGGACGCCAAGGGCGTCAACGGCGCGGATATGAACATCCTGGTCATCGGTGACGACAGCCGGGACGGCTATACGCAGGCGCAGCTTGCCGAACTCAGCACACAAGCGAATCCTGGCAACAACACCGACACGCTGATGCTCATCCACGTGCCCGCCAACGGAACCGCTGCCTCTGTCGTGTCGTTCCCGCGCGACTCGTATGTGTCGATTCCTGGCTACGGCAAGAGCAAGATCAACTCGGCGTACGCCGACGGCTATAACGACGCGCCGCAGAGTTCGACGCCCGCACAGCGCCAGGCCGCCGGCCAGGCCCTGTTGATCAGCACGATCAGCCAGCTGAGCGGCGTAAAAGTCGACCATGTCGTCACCGTCAGCCTGCTCGGCTTTTACAACCTGACCAATCAGCTTGGCGGGGTCGAGGTCAATCTGTGCCAAGCCGCGAAGGACAGCTACAGCGGGATCGACCTGTCGGCAGGCAAGCACCTGCTCATGGGCAAGGAGGCACTCAGCTTCGTCCGTCAGCGGCACGGACTTCCTAACGGCGACCTCGACCGGGTCAAGCGTCAGCAATACTTCTTTGGCGCAACCATCCGAAAACTGCTGGGTCAGAATCTGCTCGACGTACTGAACATCTCCAAGCTCAACAACCTCATCGACGCGCTTGCCGGGACCATCAACTACGACAAGGGCCTCAATCCTTTGGACCTTGCCGCGCAGATGCGCGACATCGCCGCGGGCAACGTGAAGTTCCAGACGATCCCGCTCGCGGCACAGCCATTCGTCACCAAGCCAGGAGTCGGTGACGTCGTCATGCCAGTGGGACAGAGCGAGATGTATTCGTTCTTCCAGGGCCTATCCGCGGCCACCACCGCGCCCGCGCCCAGCAGTACGTCGTCCGCCGCCGCGCCGTCCGCGTCCGGGAGCGCGGCGCCGACGACGGCAGCGGGCTCCGGCAGCGCGGCCCCACCGACTCAGGCGACGACCGCGGCCAACACCGGCTGCGTCAACTAACTGCGTCGCACGCTTGCGTCCGTGGCGCATTCCGACTCGAACACTAAGCGGCGTCGGTAGATCTCGACTTCTTCGATTTCACCGGGTAGTGCTCGAGGAGAGCGTTGTTGAACTGCGCGCCGATAATGATGGCCATCGATGCGAAATAGTAGAACAGCAGGAAAGTGATCGGGGTCGCGAGCGCGCCGTACGTCAACCCGTGGGAATAGACGTAGCTGAGGTAGATGCGCAGCCCGATGCTCGCCACGAGGAAAATCGCGGCGGCGAGCAGCGCACCGGGAAGCCCGCGCAGCCACGGATGTCGGAATTTGGGCGCGACTTTGTAGAACGTCGTCATCAGCAGGATGATCACAATCGCGAGCACCGGATAGTACGAGAACCCGACAATGGTCGCCACGTCGTCGCGCCACGAAGTCGGGAAAAGGTTCGGCAGGTACGACGGGCCGATCGCCAGGATCGGCAGCAGCAAGATCCCGGAGAACAACGCGATGAGATACAGGCCGAGCGCGAAGAATCGCTCCTTGATCGGGTGGCGCACCTCGTGCTGGCCGTAGGCAACCGTGATCGATTCGACGAATGCCGCCATCGCCGAAGACCCGGCCCAGAAGCTAATGACCAGCCCGACCGAAATAGCGCCACTTTGGTTGTGCCGCAGGATCGTCGACACGGTGTCGCCGAGGAGGTTGGACGCGACCTCCTCGTTGAAGACGCTGTGCAGGAATTTGTCGATCTGATGGTCGATCTGGTTCAGGGTCCCGGGACCGAACAGCCGCGCAAACGGCCCGACCAGACCGAGCAGCGCCAACAACAGCGGCGCCGTTGACAGTGCACACCAAAACGCGGCCTGCGAACTCATTCCGAAAAGGGAGTCGTCCCACGTCTTGGACAACGTCCGCAGCAATACTTTGCGAACTCGGTGATGGACCCGTCCATCGGCGCCGCGCTCGGGCTGCTCTCCCGCCTCCCGCCAGAATTCCGCAGCATCTTTGGTATCGACGCTGCCCGTCTCATCGGGGATGTCCCCGACCGACTTCACAAGGTGGCCGTCGACTTCCAGCCCGCTGTACTCCCGTGAAGCGTCTCGGTCAGGTACGTCGACAGACTCCTCCGAAGGGTCTGGAGGCGGCGAAGTGGTCACCAGTTGAGCATGCCGGAAATTTCGCTCAGCCGCTCGGCCAACACGCGCAACGGGAGTGAGACACCCACCGCGCCTGCCACAACTCACCTGAGCACAAAATATTCGGGGTTGAGTACGCCGCTCATCTGATAAAGACTGCATCAGTGAGCATTCTTGGTACCCGCGTCCTTCGGACCGAAGACCCCCGCTTCTTGACCGGACAATCCATCTACACCGCAGACCTGAAGGACGACCGGCTCGCCGGCGCCCTGTTCGCGCACTTTGTGCGCTCGGACGTCGCGCACGGCACTATTCTCAGCATCGACACCGACGACGCCGCGCAGATGCCCGGCGTCGTTGCAATCTATACGGCTGATGACCTGCTAATGCTGCCCAGCCCGCCGACGATGCGGCCCACCGAGACGAAGATGAACCGGCAACCGCTGGCGACCGACACGGTGCGGTTCGCCGGCGAGCCGGTCGCGATCGTGCTGGCCGAAACCGCCACGCAGGCGGCGGACGCGGCCGAGCGGGTCGAGGTCGACTACGACTTCCTCGACGCGGTCACCGATCCGCGCGAAGCACTCAAGGACCAGGTGCTGCTCTATCCCGACGTGGGCACCAACGTCACGGTGCAACACGGCTTCGAAAACGAACCCGACGAGAACCTCTTCGACGGTTGCGAAGTCGTCGTCACTCAAGAGGTCCTCAACCCGCGGCTTGCCGTCGTACCGTTGGAAGCCCGCGCGGGCGCCTGCTGCTGGGGGGACGACGGTCGGCTGACGATCTGGCTGAGCAACCAGGGCGCGCAGAACGCCAAGCGCGAGATCGCGCTGCAGCTCGGCTTGGAAAAGGATGTCGTACGGGTAATCACGCCCGACGTGGGTGGAGCGTTCGGCGCGAAAGCGGGGGCGGACGTCGAGTACGGCATCATCGCCGCTGCGTCACGCAAGGCCGGTCGCCCAGTGCGGTGGACCGAGTATCGCTCGGAAAACATGATCGGCATGACCCACGGCCGCGGCCAGATCCAGACCCTCACCATCGGCGGGTCCAAGGACGGCAAGATCGAGGCCTACCGGATCGACATCCTGCAGGACTCCGGCGCATATCCACGCTCCGGCGCGATGCTGCCAACCATGACCCGGCTGATGGCGCCCGGCGTGTACGACATTCCGCGGGTCGAGTCCCGCTCGACGTCGGTCGTCACCAACACGACGTCCATCGCGGCGTACCGCGGCGCCGGTAGGCCCGAGGCCGCAGCCGCGATCGAGCGTGCCGTCGACCTGTTTGCGCAGGAGATCGGCATGGATCCCGCGGACGTACGCCGGCGCAACTTCATCAAACCCGAGCAGTTCCCCTTCCAGACCCACGGCGGGGCCAACTACGACAACGGCAACTACGACGGCGCACTCACGATGGCCCTCGAAGCTGCCGGGTACGACGCCCTGCGGGCCGAGCAGAAGCTACGCCGGGAGCGCGGCGACACCGTGCAGATCGGGATCGGTATCTCGACGTACGTCGAGGTCACCTTCGGCGGCGACCGCGAAAACGCGACCGTCGAGGTCCACCCGGACGGCACCGTCACGGTGCTCACCGGCACATCGCCGCACGGGCAGGGTCACGCGACCTCGTGGGCGATGCTCGTGTCCGACCAGCTCGGTATCGACATCGACAAGATCACGGTGCTGCATGGCGACACCGACCTGATCCCCAACGGCGGTGGCACCGGAGGTTCACGCTCGCTGCAGCTCGGTGGCGTGGCCGTCATGGCCGCGACCGGCGACCTGGTCGAGGAGGCGAAAAAACGCGCCGCCCTGGTTCTCGAGGCGGACGTCTCGGACCTGCAGATGGACGCGCGCACCCAGGCCGTGGTCGTCAAGGGCGCGCCTGGTGCCAGCGTCGCGCTGGCAAAATTGGCCGAAGACGAACCGCTGTCGGCGTACCGGGTATGGAACGGCGAAGGTCAGACATTTCCCTTCGGCGCGCACATTGCCGTGGTCGAGGTCGACACCGAGCTCGCCGACGTCCGGCTGCGCACCCTCACCTCGTGTGATGACGCGGGCACAGTGCTCAACCCGCTGTTGTGTGAGGGCCAACGGATGGGCGGTATAGCGCAAGGCGCGTCGCAGGCGCTCTATGAAGAGTTCGTGTACGACGAATACGGCAACCCGATGACCTCGACGCTGATGGACTACCCGTTCCCGACGGCGGCGGACCTGCCGTCGTTCAACCTCGTCACACAAGAGACACCGACGCCGCGAAATCCGCTTGGCGCCAAGGGAATCGGCGAGGCCGGCACGATCGGCGCCACCCCGGCCGTACAAAACGCGATCGTCGATGCGCTCAGCTACCTCGGCGTCAACCACGTCGACATCCCCGCC
This genomic stretch from Antricoccus suffuscus harbors:
- a CDS encoding glycosyltransferase family A protein; its protein translation is MTVARSVVRSSTPTLEVADQATTQSRFSVVVPAYNEEHFLGACLDSLAAQDFPGDVEIIVVDNNSTDATAAVATRPGVTVISEPKQGVCAARQAGTAAATGEIVVSTDADTTFRSDWLSTIDRSFREQPDLTAVAGPPHWVDAPRWGRVYERAFFGLIQGFYRLTGRVAYVSAANIAFRRNAWRGYDVRLTQGGDELDLLRQLHEHGTVVYNHRNAVLTSARRMDRGFLYNVFVTCFYYYLLGYATNRLLGRTAIGMAPSFRTEPRRSPRRGDSWTWRRRTAIALVVTGLAWIGWTLLL
- a CDS encoding polysaccharide deacetylase family protein, whose product is MSVRLPKARSGAAIAAVTATAAYWTTMSSYSQLYGAFPYRARTLERVVALTFDDGPNEPHTSRLADILATEDVRATFFQVGRCIERHPEVTARLAAAGHLIGNHSYSHQFHRCWNDATMRLEIDRTQTMLTEILGTPPVYYRPPWLLRTPSLFRTLNERGLTPISGEFCHAFEPVQPPAAAIARRALAKARPGAVLIFHDGFDGRGGNRAHTVQAVRIVIRELKRRGYRFATIDELLAAA
- a CDS encoding iron ABC transporter substrate-binding protein — protein: MTRSRPLVLLAAVVSLAFLASACSSASGSDESSTSSSAALDTSAELVLYNAQHEDLMQTLVDGFTKETGIKVTMKNGKDFELANQLVQEGAASPADVFVTENSPAMTLVDSKGLFAPVDKATLANVPSQFVPSSKKWTGFAARATVVVYNKDKLTKDQLPTSIMDLSKPEWQGKFGVAAGGADFQAIVSAVLAEKGTAATEKWLTGLKTNAKIYQGNGAVMKAVNAGEIEAGVIYHYYWYKDQAESKANSANTELDFLGNKDPGAFVSVSGAGVLKSSKHPKEAQKFVEYLTSKAGQKALAGSTAMEYSIASGVASNPALKPLNELDPPKLDVAKLNGPKVVELMQKAGLL
- a CDS encoding ABC transporter permease, whose translation is MRSSTAPPVEDLTRPVAPTPSADPGSVQKVRRRRRHPPMLVAAAIVVAAIALIPLGFILGYTISIGPSTAAQLIFRPRIGELLWNTTRLTVGAMTLSIVLGVSAAWLVERSNLPFRRTLHILLAAPLAIPAFVNSYAWISVLPGANGYSGALLVVTLSYYPLVYLPAVAALRGLDPALEETAAALGLSRWRTFLRVVVPQLRPAVFGGCLLVGLHLLAEFGALQMVQFPTFTTAIYDQYQSTFNGPAANMIAGVLVLCGLLLVLGELRLRGRARYARVGRGSARPAVRARLGRLRIPSTLYVFAIVAVGVGVPVGSLIYWLSVGASTHVDTSLLITTTMTSVGYAAAAAAVAVVFATPVAWLCVRHPGKLSTVLERSTYFGNALPGIVVALALVTITIRVAPAVYQSALVVIIAYIILFLPRAMVNMRSALGQAPPVLDDVAHSLGLSRLGTFRRVTLPLIAPGIGAGAALVFLAAVTELTATLLLAPIGTRTLATQFWSFSDSIAYGAAAPYAAVMILISAPATFLLTRHARSGLIE
- a CDS encoding ABC transporter ATP-binding protein; protein product: MTPLDIEGITKSFGTTQVLHGVDLHAPEGELTAILGPSGCGKTTLLRLIAGFDEPDAGTISIGSTMVAGPRGVVPPQRRRVGYVPQEGALFPHVNAAANITFGLPLRQRRGRHRVEELLELVGLAPEVGKRFPHQLSGGQQQRVALARALAPSPSLVLLDEPFSSLDAGLRNQTRRAVARALRESGSTAVLVTHDQDEALSMATQVAVMRGGRLVQVDSPEGIYTRPHDVAVGRFVGDAIALRAKIVSGVAECPLGRIPVAGDVPDHPARDILIRPVQVKLHSANSANAVRAEVIEVAYYGHDADVRLRLTDSDHVVHALTPGHDVPAVRSIVYAAVDGEALVFPSE